In one Thermaerobacter sp. PB12/4term genomic region, the following are encoded:
- the rpsB gene encoding 30S ribosomal protein S2: MPVVAMKQLLEAGVHFGHQTRRWNPKMRPYIFMERNGIYIIDLQKTVRLLDEAYHFVRELVAQGGRILFVGTKKQAREAIAEEATRCGEFYINERWLGGTLTNFATIRTRIDRLAELEQMEAEGHFDRLPKKEVARLLREKEKLEKYLGGIKGMKDLPDAVYVVDPRKEKIAVSEARKLGIPVVAIVDTNCDPEEVDYVIPGNDDAIRAVRLITGKIADAVLEGKQGVQVVEA, encoded by the coding sequence GTGCCGGTCGTGGCCATGAAGCAACTGCTGGAAGCGGGCGTGCACTTCGGCCATCAGACCCGCCGGTGGAATCCCAAGATGCGCCCCTACATCTTCATGGAGCGCAACGGGATCTACATCATCGATCTGCAGAAGACGGTGCGCCTCCTGGACGAGGCGTACCACTTCGTCCGCGAGCTGGTCGCCCAGGGCGGCCGCATTCTTTTTGTGGGGACGAAGAAGCAGGCGCGCGAGGCCATCGCCGAGGAGGCCACGCGCTGCGGCGAGTTCTACATCAACGAGCGCTGGCTGGGCGGCACCCTGACCAACTTCGCCACCATCCGCACCCGCATCGACCGGCTGGCGGAACTGGAGCAGATGGAAGCCGAGGGCCACTTCGACCGGCTGCCCAAGAAGGAAGTGGCGCGCCTCTTGCGGGAGAAGGAGAAGCTGGAGAAGTACCTGGGCGGCATCAAGGGCATGAAGGACCTGCCCGACGCCGTCTACGTGGTCGACCCCCGCAAGGAGAAGATCGCCGTCTCCGAGGCGCGCAAGCTGGGCATCCCCGTGGTGGCCATCGTCGACACCAACTGCGATCCCGAAGAGGTTGACTACGTGATCCCCGGTAACGACGACGCCATCCGCGCCGTCCGGCTGATTACCGGCAAGATCGCCGACGCGGTGCTGGAGGGCAAGCAGGGCGTCCAGGTGGTCGAGGCCTGA
- the tsf gene encoding translation elongation factor Ts has protein sequence MAVSAKQVAELRARTGAGMMDCKKALEEAGGDLDKAAQLLREWGMAAAAKKAGRETAEGLVHAYIHGQGRIGVLIEVNCETDFVAATDDFRQLVHELAMQVAATAPQYVRRDEVPAEVVEREREVLRRQAEAEGKPAPIVDKIVEGRLDKFFSQVCLEEQPYIRDDSITVGDLIKQAIAKLGENIRVRRFVRFELGGA, from the coding sequence ATGGCGGTTAGCGCAAAGCAGGTGGCGGAACTGCGGGCGCGCACCGGCGCCGGCATGATGGACTGCAAGAAGGCCCTGGAGGAGGCGGGCGGCGATCTGGACAAGGCGGCCCAGCTGTTGCGCGAGTGGGGCATGGCGGCCGCCGCCAAGAAGGCCGGCCGGGAGACGGCAGAAGGCCTGGTCCACGCCTACATCCACGGCCAGGGCCGCATCGGCGTGCTGATCGAGGTGAACTGCGAGACGGACTTCGTGGCGGCCACCGACGACTTCCGGCAGCTGGTCCACGAGCTGGCCATGCAGGTGGCGGCCACGGCACCCCAGTACGTCCGGCGCGACGAGGTGCCGGCCGAGGTGGTGGAGCGGGAGCGCGAGGTCCTGCGCCGCCAGGCCGAAGCCGAGGGCAAACCGGCCCCCATCGTCGACAAGATCGTCGAGGGGCGGCTGGACAAGTTCTTCAGCCAGGTCTGCCTGGAAGAGCAGCCGTACATCCGCGACGACTCCATCACCGTGGGGGACCTGATCAAGCAGGCGATCGCCAAGCTGGGTGAGAACATCCGGGTGCGGCGGTTCGTCCGCTTTGAGCTGGGCG